Proteins encoded together in one Micromonospora kangleipakensis window:
- a CDS encoding alpha/beta fold hydrolase — protein MQYAEVNGVNLYYETHGAGRPMILLHGGLGSGEMFGPILPTLADGHQVILVDLQGHGRTADVDRPLDITLMADDVAALIDHLGLEKPDVVGFSLGGGVALQVAIRHPEKVGRLVSASANIRRSAIYPEMLQQQGQVSGAAAEFMKDTPMYELYQRVAPRPEDFPRLLDKIGEAMAKDFDYTEQVRGLQVPTLVVAADADMAPPSHFVEVFNLLDGGLRDGGWAGEGRPKGGHALAILPGLTHYDLVDSPLFAAVTLAFLDQES, from the coding sequence GTGCAGTACGCCGAGGTCAACGGCGTCAACCTGTACTACGAGACGCACGGGGCCGGCCGCCCGATGATCCTTCTGCACGGTGGGCTCGGCTCGGGTGAGATGTTCGGGCCGATCCTGCCCACGCTCGCCGACGGGCACCAGGTCATCCTGGTCGACCTGCAGGGGCACGGCCGGACCGCCGATGTCGACCGGCCGCTCGACATCACGCTGATGGCCGACGACGTCGCGGCCCTCATCGACCACCTCGGTTTGGAGAAGCCGGACGTCGTCGGCTTCTCCCTCGGCGGCGGCGTCGCGCTCCAGGTCGCCATCCGCCACCCGGAGAAGGTGGGCCGCCTGGTTTCGGCGTCGGCGAACATCCGCCGCAGCGCCATCTACCCCGAGATGCTCCAGCAGCAGGGCCAGGTCTCCGGCGCGGCCGCCGAGTTCATGAAGGACACCCCGATGTACGAGCTGTACCAGCGGGTGGCGCCTCGCCCGGAGGACTTCCCGCGGCTGCTGGACAAGATCGGCGAGGCGATGGCGAAGGACTTCGACTACACCGAGCAGGTCCGCGGCCTGCAGGTGCCGACGCTGGTGGTCGCCGCCGACGCCGACATGGCGCCGCCGAGCCACTTCGTCGAGGTCTTCAACCTGCTCGACGGCGGGCTGCGCGACGGCGGCTGGGCGGGCGAGGGGCGGCCGAAGGGCGGGCACGCGCTGGCCATCCTGCCCGGGCTGACCCACTACGACCTCGTCGACTCCCCGCTGTTCGCCGCGGTCACGCTCGCTTTTCTCGACCAGGAGAGCTGA
- a CDS encoding GntR family transcriptional regulator: protein MPAPRKFEPHYRRIIADVRERIASGEWPPGHKLPSTKALAEMYEVGSQSTVRQAITILIETGELYGHQGLGVFVAERATDPSRE, encoded by the coding sequence ATGCCCGCACCACGGAAGTTTGAGCCGCACTACCGGCGAATCATCGCCGACGTCAGGGAGCGCATCGCCTCAGGCGAGTGGCCCCCGGGCCACAAGCTGCCGTCCACAAAGGCGCTCGCCGAGATGTACGAGGTCGGAAGCCAGTCGACTGTCCGCCAGGCCATCACGATTCTCATCGAGACGGGTGAGCTGTACGGCCACCAAGGCTTGGGCGTCTTCGTCGCCGAACGAGCCACCGACCCGTCCAGAGAATGA
- a CDS encoding phosphodiester glycosidase family protein, producing the protein MAAATLAAVALGVVPGARAEAAAGTLPLGDSDLTEVRTDRALADGVTLTRIVRGTEPAPADQLNTTTRGPWVVNVLTIDPSQARGHLQATYGPNLSQVEKTTELVRASGALAGVNASFFTFTASQLYPGDPVGLGLFGGKLLSEPTTDPAEVNFVVDANSNRALTGKLTWSGSVRNRQTDATLPLEFINHPPVVPAGCAALADQTQCSLPGDVVDFTPEFASATPSGAGVEVVLDRLGCVVRTSTTRGTMLAAGQTSLQATGRDTVALLDVTGQGCVSSTSTLADQNGEELPVRPGLFGVTGRYPLTADGQVVVPDGSGSFFDRNPRTIAGTTRDGKIVLATIDGRQTTSVGTTMDETAAVAQALGMDDAINLDGGGSTAMSVEGALVNRPSGSTERAVGDALVYVDGPYRSGN; encoded by the coding sequence ATCGCGGCGGCCACCCTCGCCGCGGTGGCTCTCGGTGTCGTTCCGGGGGCCCGTGCCGAGGCCGCCGCCGGCACCCTTCCGCTCGGCGACAGCGACCTGACCGAGGTACGTACCGATCGCGCCCTGGCCGACGGCGTCACCCTCACCCGGATCGTGCGGGGGACCGAGCCGGCGCCGGCCGACCAGCTCAACACCACCACGCGGGGCCCGTGGGTGGTGAACGTGCTCACCATCGACCCGAGCCAGGCCCGCGGGCACCTGCAGGCGACGTACGGCCCCAACCTGAGCCAGGTCGAGAAGACCACCGAACTCGTCCGCGCCTCCGGCGCCCTGGCCGGGGTCAACGCCTCCTTCTTCACCTTCACCGCCAGCCAGCTCTACCCCGGCGACCCGGTCGGGCTCGGGCTGTTCGGCGGGAAGCTGCTCAGCGAGCCCACCACCGACCCGGCCGAGGTCAACTTCGTCGTCGACGCCAACAGCAACCGGGCCCTGACCGGGAAGCTGACCTGGTCGGGCAGCGTACGGAACCGGCAGACCGACGCCACCCTGCCGCTGGAGTTCATCAACCACCCACCGGTCGTGCCCGCCGGCTGCGCCGCGCTCGCCGACCAGACGCAGTGCAGCCTCCCCGGCGACGTCGTCGACTTCACCCCCGAGTTCGCCTCGGCCACCCCGTCCGGTGCCGGCGTGGAGGTCGTGCTCGACCGGCTCGGCTGCGTGGTGCGCACCTCGACCACCCGGGGCACCATGCTGGCCGCCGGCCAGACCTCGCTGCAGGCCACCGGGCGGGACACCGTGGCCCTGTTGGACGTGACCGGGCAGGGCTGCGTGAGCAGCACCTCGACCCTGGCCGACCAGAACGGTGAGGAGCTTCCCGTGCGGCCCGGCCTGTTCGGGGTGACCGGGCGGTACCCGTTGACGGCGGACGGCCAGGTCGTCGTGCCGGACGGCTCCGGCAGCTTCTTCGACCGCAACCCCCGTACCATCGCCGGCACCACCCGCGACGGCAAGATCGTGCTCGCGACCATCGACGGCCGCCAGACCACCAGCGTCGGCACCACCATGGACGAGACGGCCGCCGTCGCCCAGGCGCTCGGCATGGACGATGCGATCAACCTCGACGGCGGCGGCTCCACCGCGATGTCCGTCGAGGGAGCCCTGGTCAACCGGCCGAGCGGGTCGACCGAACGAGCCGTCGGCGACGCGCTCGTCTATGTGGACGGCCCGTACCGCAGCGGGAACTGA
- a CDS encoding STAS domain-containing protein codes for MRTSAISFAVGGTLARADIPALCAELAEVLRGRDRGVVVCDVTGARPDVVTVEALARLGLTARRHGWRLVVSGGSADLLGLADLLGLTDALWEPVGQPEQREQAGGVEEVVDRRDPSP; via the coding sequence GTGAGGACCTCCGCGATCTCCTTCGCCGTCGGCGGGACGCTGGCCCGCGCGGACATCCCCGCCCTCTGCGCTGAGCTGGCCGAGGTGCTGCGCGGCCGGGACCGTGGCGTGGTGGTCTGCGACGTGACCGGGGCACGCCCCGACGTGGTCACCGTCGAGGCGCTGGCCCGGCTGGGCCTGACCGCGCGGCGGCACGGCTGGCGGCTCGTGGTGAGCGGCGGCAGCGCCGATCTGCTGGGACTTGCCGACCTGCTCGGCCTGACCGACGCGTTATGGGAGCCGGTCGGGCAGCCCGAACAGCGGGAACAGGCGGGCGGTGTCGAGGAAGTTGTTGACCGCCGCGATCCGTCCCCCTGA
- a CDS encoding ATP-binding protein — protein MSDDHDVVERKILEPDPGLIKSLGMHHTLESAIADLVDNSIDALASHVLIRFETDSGRPTGLTVVDDGHGMNGNQIDEAMRLGRQRDYGSGDQGHFGIGLKAASFSHSDTLTVCSTPDRNEYHGRRLRRGDVQRDYGCDVLDPASVCDDVDYLLDRLDAKSGTVVRWSDTRFPRVTGLAKGDWLEDSKTRLRMHLGLIYHRLLGGGRLRIDIEIFDLGMGEAGSPEPVAAINPLGFAASAVSGYPRTLVATVGDETVRLECHIVPPKSSGPSFRLYGRDGAEFQGLYIYRSDRLLQIGGWNEVITKDKNRALARVVIDDFASLNRFVRMNPEKSGIIFSHDLGAGIADATTASGDDNSVSFRDYIARAEAVLVESRRRRRARPPVAEPSKGLHEEIRRVIRAEIPLRQHEDPIEIRWRRIPRDRFLELDLNERVIYLNQHYRQMLTGGKTGLSDAPLLKTLVFLLTERVFEGHHWGPRDRDLVDMWNAVLGAAVQTEFGYREDGRQP, from the coding sequence GTGAGTGACGACCACGACGTAGTCGAACGCAAGATTCTCGAGCCCGATCCCGGGTTGATCAAGAGCTTAGGGATGCACCACACGCTCGAGTCGGCGATCGCCGATCTGGTCGACAACAGCATCGACGCGTTGGCGTCTCATGTCTTGATCCGGTTCGAGACAGACAGTGGCCGACCGACCGGACTGACCGTTGTCGACGACGGTCACGGGATGAATGGCAATCAGATCGATGAGGCGATGCGTCTGGGCCGCCAGAGAGACTACGGCTCTGGCGACCAAGGGCACTTTGGCATCGGCTTGAAGGCCGCCTCGTTCAGCCACTCAGATACGCTCACCGTGTGCTCGACGCCTGACCGCAACGAATACCACGGTCGGCGCCTGCGCCGAGGAGACGTCCAACGGGATTACGGCTGCGATGTGCTCGACCCCGCATCGGTTTGCGACGACGTCGACTATCTTCTCGACCGGTTAGACGCGAAGTCGGGGACCGTCGTCAGATGGTCAGACACCCGTTTCCCCAGGGTCACAGGTCTGGCCAAGGGCGACTGGCTGGAAGACTCGAAGACTCGACTGCGGATGCACCTCGGCTTGATCTATCACCGGCTGCTGGGTGGGGGACGCCTGCGGATCGACATCGAGATCTTCGACCTCGGCATGGGCGAGGCGGGCTCGCCCGAGCCGGTCGCGGCGATCAACCCACTCGGCTTCGCCGCCTCCGCCGTGTCCGGGTACCCGAGGACATTGGTCGCCACGGTTGGGGACGAAACCGTACGACTCGAATGCCACATCGTGCCTCCAAAGTCGAGTGGGCCTTCGTTCCGCCTCTACGGGCGAGATGGCGCCGAGTTCCAGGGACTCTATATCTACCGAAGCGACCGACTGCTGCAGATCGGCGGTTGGAACGAGGTGATCACCAAGGACAAGAATCGAGCGCTGGCGCGCGTGGTGATCGATGACTTCGCCTCTCTGAACAGGTTCGTTCGCATGAACCCGGAGAAGAGCGGGATCATCTTCTCCCACGACCTCGGCGCTGGCATCGCCGATGCGACGACAGCGTCCGGCGACGACAACTCGGTCTCGTTCAGGGACTACATCGCGCGGGCCGAGGCCGTTCTGGTCGAGTCGCGGCGCAGGCGGCGTGCACGCCCTCCCGTCGCGGAACCGTCCAAGGGACTGCACGAGGAGATCCGGCGGGTGATCCGGGCCGAGATACCGCTACGCCAGCATGAGGATCCGATCGAGATCCGGTGGCGCCGCATACCGCGTGACAGGTTTCTCGAGCTCGACCTCAACGAACGGGTCATCTACCTGAACCAGCACTACCGGCAGATGCTGACCGGCGGGAAGACCGGACTCAGCGATGCGCCATTGCTGAAGACCCTCGTCTTCCTCCTCACCGAGAGGGTCTTCGAAGGCCATCACTGGGGACCGCGGGATAGGGACCTCGTCGACATGTGGAATGCCGTTCTCGGCGCCGCGGTGCAGACAGAGTTTGGCTACCGGGAGGACGGGCGACAGCCGTGA
- a CDS encoding PD-(D/E)XK motif protein: MTAASRQRHLARSALEEYLAHAVPATIVVPGEPACRIMFDPPRCEMTLRTPHSDEDLPDLASYEHVETRVAITGGIAWSEITIRYGANGHEAYLLLSDIADMIQQNRLPFPAAVLSALNTFQDLLARTGTLSPEKQTGLYGELLFLESCLTTMAAESAIGAWKGCAPNEHDLVLPGVCFEIKTTRTEKRRHKIGSLEQLEPLPGVPLWLLSVQLTSAGPGSGRTLTELVDDVCEAAGPARATVESMLAHAGWRDRDRALYREHQTLRTVPAAYLVDHDFPVLNRRSLQHGCAQPGLIVDAVYTIDLTSLQHGEPPAPADRFVQGND, translated from the coding sequence GTGACGGCGGCGTCGAGGCAGCGTCACCTTGCGCGTTCTGCGCTGGAGGAGTATCTGGCACATGCGGTGCCAGCGACGATCGTCGTGCCGGGTGAACCCGCCTGCCGCATCATGTTCGACCCGCCGCGCTGTGAGATGACCTTGCGGACACCCCACAGCGACGAGGACCTGCCGGACCTCGCCAGCTACGAGCACGTCGAGACCCGCGTCGCCATCACCGGCGGGATCGCGTGGTCGGAGATCACCATCCGCTACGGCGCCAACGGGCACGAGGCGTACCTGCTGCTGAGCGACATCGCGGACATGATCCAGCAGAACCGGCTTCCGTTCCCGGCCGCGGTGCTGTCGGCTCTGAACACCTTCCAGGATCTACTCGCACGCACGGGGACGCTCAGCCCCGAGAAACAGACCGGGCTCTACGGAGAGCTGCTGTTCTTGGAGTCATGCCTGACCACGATGGCCGCCGAGTCGGCGATCGGGGCCTGGAAGGGGTGTGCACCCAATGAGCACGACTTGGTCCTCCCCGGCGTGTGCTTCGAGATTAAGACCACCAGGACGGAGAAGCGTCGCCACAAGATTGGCAGCCTGGAACAACTCGAGCCCCTACCTGGCGTGCCGTTGTGGCTGCTGTCTGTCCAGCTCACCTCCGCCGGCCCGGGAAGTGGCCGAACCCTCACCGAACTCGTCGACGACGTGTGCGAGGCGGCCGGCCCTGCACGGGCGACCGTCGAATCGATGCTCGCCCATGCGGGATGGCGCGACCGAGATCGTGCCCTGTACCGAGAACACCAGACCCTGCGAACCGTACCCGCGGCCTATCTCGTCGACCACGACTTCCCTGTGTTGAACCGCAGGAGCCTACAGCACGGCTGCGCGCAGCCCGGTCTCATCGTCGATGCCGTCTACACGATCGACCTCACCTCGCTGCAACACGGTGAACCACCCGCTCCCGCCGACCGCTTCGTCCAAGGAAACGACTAA
- a CDS encoding sigma-70 family RNA polymerase sigma factor yields the protein MSDVATSAPIESQLEAYRPELTGYCYRMLGSAFEAEDAVQDTFVRAWRSFERFEGRSAVRTWLYRIATNVCLNMLASAQRRVRSMDLGPAGSGGATHPGEPRPDEIWVGPAPDSRVLPEGSDPAEVVAGRESVRLAFVAALQHLPPRQRAVLILREVLAWSAQEVADLLDTTVASVNSALQRARATLATTDTAAEVYRPLDDEQKALLARYVRAFEAYDLKALTTLLHEDATLSMPPLPLWLRGHDDILAWMAGTGSGCRGSRLVPVVANGLPAFGQYRPSLDGSGHDPWALIVLEISGGRIAAVNNFLDTARLFPLFGLPDRLP from the coding sequence GTGAGTGACGTGGCGACCAGCGCCCCGATCGAGTCACAGCTGGAGGCGTACCGGCCGGAGCTGACCGGCTACTGCTACCGGATGCTGGGCTCCGCCTTCGAGGCCGAGGACGCCGTACAGGACACCTTCGTGCGGGCGTGGCGCAGCTTCGAGCGGTTCGAAGGGCGGTCGGCAGTGCGGACCTGGCTGTACCGGATCGCGACGAACGTCTGCCTCAACATGCTCGCCAGCGCGCAGCGTCGGGTCCGCTCGATGGACCTCGGTCCCGCCGGGTCCGGCGGCGCCACCCACCCGGGCGAGCCGCGTCCCGACGAGATCTGGGTCGGCCCGGCCCCGGACAGCCGGGTCCTGCCGGAGGGCAGCGACCCGGCCGAGGTGGTCGCCGGCCGCGAGTCCGTCCGGTTGGCGTTCGTCGCCGCGCTGCAGCACCTGCCGCCGCGGCAGCGGGCTGTGCTCATCCTGCGCGAGGTGCTGGCCTGGTCGGCCCAGGAGGTGGCCGACCTGCTCGACACCACGGTGGCGAGCGTCAACAGCGCCCTGCAGCGGGCCCGGGCCACCCTCGCCACCACCGACACCGCCGCCGAGGTCTACCGGCCGCTGGACGACGAGCAGAAGGCGCTGCTCGCGCGGTACGTGCGCGCATTCGAGGCGTACGACCTGAAGGCTCTCACCACGCTGCTGCACGAGGACGCCACGCTGTCCATGCCGCCGCTGCCGCTGTGGCTGCGCGGCCACGACGACATCCTCGCCTGGATGGCCGGAACGGGCAGCGGTTGCCGGGGCTCCCGCCTGGTGCCAGTGGTGGCCAACGGCCTGCCGGCGTTCGGGCAGTACCGCCCCAGCCTCGACGGCTCGGGCCACGACCCCTGGGCGCTGATCGTGCTGGAGATCTCAGGGGGACGGATCGCGGCGGTCAACAACTTCCTCGACACCGCCCGCCTGTTCCCGCTGTTCGGGCTGCCCGACCGGCTCCCATAA
- a CDS encoding DivIVA domain-containing protein, whose product MIYVTGERLQPHQVRVAAFDTRWRGLDPDQVHAYLNQLADELDRLRRELTTANSEAERIRQALRQWQSRHTGCRNTDPDWSLNNRWRP is encoded by the coding sequence GTGATCTACGTGACCGGGGAACGCCTGCAACCGCACCAGGTCCGGGTCGCCGCCTTCGACACCCGATGGCGCGGCCTCGACCCCGACCAGGTGCACGCCTACCTCAACCAGCTCGCCGACGAACTCGACCGCCTGCGCCGCGAGCTGACCACCGCGAACTCCGAGGCCGAACGCATCCGCCAGGCGCTGCGCCAGTGGCAGTCCCGCCACACCGGCTGCCGCAACACCGACCCCGACTGGTCACTCAACAACCGGTGGCGCCCATGA
- a CDS encoding MarR family winged helix-turn-helix transcriptional regulator: MSGTDKPIGYWLKHLHNLIEEQFDATLGDLGLDRRQWQILNLLSRGARSRGEVEQALAPFWPDGVPELDAALNGADGLVTRGWVGYDADALTLTEQGRAAHRTAADRVGETRRLLLRGLTPEQYAETVRILSVMAGNLEAALAGRAAGGKQD; this comes from the coding sequence GTGAGCGGCACCGACAAGCCGATCGGCTACTGGCTCAAGCACCTGCACAACCTGATCGAGGAGCAGTTCGACGCGACGCTGGGCGACCTGGGCCTCGATCGCCGGCAGTGGCAGATCCTGAACCTGCTCTCTCGCGGGGCGCGCAGCCGCGGCGAAGTAGAGCAGGCGCTCGCACCGTTCTGGCCGGATGGCGTACCCGAACTCGACGCCGCCCTCAACGGCGCCGACGGCCTGGTCACGCGCGGATGGGTGGGGTACGACGCCGACGCGCTCACCCTGACGGAGCAGGGCCGCGCGGCACACCGCACGGCGGCTGACCGCGTCGGCGAGACGCGGCGGCTGCTGCTGCGCGGGCTCACCCCGGAGCAGTACGCCGAGACCGTCCGGATCCTGTCGGTGATGGCCGGCAACCTCGAGGCGGCCTTGGCCGGCCGCGCGGCGGGCGGCAAACAGGACTGA
- a CDS encoding DUF4194 domain-containing protein, producing the protein MAATRREEPSLSVAAVHLMKGVVYRDTHPVPWHHLMRLQAQVRDYVAVLGLTVVIDEAEGYAFLRSQPGDDEADGQQAIRRLIPRRALSFHVSLLLALLRKKLAEFDASNADTRLVLTRQQIVDQCAVFLPASTSEARLIDQIDTHIGKVVELGFLRRINDAEATYEVRRIIKAFVDAQWLADFDARLAEYAAELEATR; encoded by the coding sequence ATGGCCGCAACCAGAAGGGAGGAGCCGAGCCTGTCGGTGGCGGCTGTCCACCTGATGAAAGGGGTCGTCTACCGCGACACGCACCCGGTGCCGTGGCATCACCTGATGCGGTTGCAGGCGCAGGTCCGCGACTATGTCGCCGTGCTCGGCCTCACCGTCGTCATCGACGAAGCGGAGGGGTACGCGTTCCTGCGCTCCCAGCCGGGCGACGACGAGGCGGACGGGCAGCAGGCGATCCGCCGGCTCATCCCTCGCCGGGCGCTGTCGTTCCACGTCAGCCTGCTGCTGGCGCTGCTGCGCAAGAAGCTCGCCGAATTCGACGCCAGCAACGCCGACACCCGGCTCGTGCTGACCCGGCAACAGATCGTGGACCAGTGCGCGGTTTTCCTGCCCGCGTCGACCAGCGAGGCCCGACTGATCGACCAGATCGACACGCACATCGGCAAAGTGGTGGAGCTGGGGTTCCTGCGGCGCATCAACGACGCCGAGGCGACGTACGAGGTACGCCGCATCATCAAGGCCTTCGTCGACGCGCAGTGGCTGGCGGACTTCGACGCGCGGCTGGCGGAGTACGCCGCCGAGCTGGAGGCGACCAGATGA
- a CDS encoding GIY-YIG nuclease family protein: protein MLDAEDLLATFTPPQPYTMEAAAGAPRSSGVHAVLDRGTVVYVGYTGNLRNRLRQHLTGSRDSSVLHEQVGHLLDKLGHEASAAEIADWLGQREVRWQETDNPEGTKETLVLALKPRFNRQVPKPRH from the coding sequence ATGCTCGACGCCGAGGATCTTCTGGCCACCTTCACGCCTCCCCAGCCGTACACGATGGAAGCCGCCGCCGGCGCTCCCCGCTCGTCCGGCGTGCACGCGGTCCTCGACCGCGGTACGGTCGTCTACGTCGGCTATACCGGAAACCTGCGCAATCGCCTGCGGCAGCACCTGACGGGTAGTCGGGACTCGTCGGTACTGCACGAGCAGGTCGGCCACCTCCTCGACAAGCTCGGCCACGAGGCCTCCGCGGCTGAGATCGCCGACTGGCTGGGCCAGCGCGAGGTCCGCTGGCAGGAGACCGACAACCCGGAGGGTACGAAGGAAACCCTGGTCCTGGCCCTCAAGCCCCGCTTCAACCGGCAGGTGCCGAAGCCGCGTCATTGA
- a CDS encoding DUF3375 domain-containing protein — protein MEFDEVEWLRRNNAAWRLLRADHAALVLSFLGRVFVEENVRSISGVELTARLEDELFALNERLGAGTFPRAAKSYLDDWAQPEVGWLRKYYPPDSDQVHFDATPAVERALSWVQSLQARSFVGTESRLNIVLELLRQMVYGAETDPDARLAELQARREAIDAEIAKVRAGQVEVLDGAAQRDRYQQFVATARGLLADFREVEANFRALDRALREKIATWSGSKGELLDEVVGSRHAIADSDQGRSFHAFYDFLLSPQRQQEFSDLLARVQSLDVIGASDPRMRRIHYDWLDAAERTQATVRLLSEQLRRFLDDQVWLENRRVMDLLRGIETHALALRDQRTDGLVFELDAAAPQVVLPMERPLYRPRAKQPLDSTVDTGEPDVDVSRLFEQVHVDPVPLTDAVRAALRRSSQVSLPEVLANRPLEQGLAELVTYLSLRDPGFDVVFDEDRRDQVRWYDPDGRTRTALLPAVSFLRRVPALDRV, from the coding sequence ATGGAGTTCGACGAGGTCGAGTGGCTGCGCCGCAACAACGCAGCGTGGCGGCTGTTGCGCGCCGACCACGCCGCTCTGGTGCTGAGCTTCCTCGGGCGGGTGTTCGTCGAGGAGAACGTGCGCTCCATTTCTGGCGTCGAGCTGACCGCGCGACTGGAGGACGAGCTGTTCGCACTCAATGAGCGTCTCGGCGCGGGCACCTTCCCGCGCGCCGCCAAGTCGTACCTCGACGACTGGGCGCAGCCGGAAGTCGGCTGGTTGCGCAAGTACTATCCGCCCGACTCGGACCAGGTGCATTTCGACGCGACTCCGGCCGTGGAGCGGGCACTGTCGTGGGTGCAGTCGCTGCAGGCCCGGTCGTTCGTCGGTACCGAGTCCCGGCTCAACATCGTGCTCGAGCTGCTGCGTCAGATGGTCTACGGCGCGGAGACCGACCCGGACGCCCGGCTGGCGGAGCTGCAAGCGCGTCGTGAGGCGATCGACGCCGAGATCGCCAAGGTGCGTGCCGGTCAGGTGGAGGTGCTCGACGGAGCGGCGCAGCGCGATCGGTACCAGCAGTTCGTGGCAACCGCGCGGGGGCTGCTCGCCGACTTCCGTGAGGTTGAGGCGAACTTCCGGGCGCTCGATCGGGCGCTGCGCGAGAAGATCGCCACGTGGAGCGGCTCGAAGGGCGAGCTGCTCGACGAGGTCGTCGGCAGCCGGCACGCGATCGCCGACTCCGACCAGGGCCGCAGCTTCCATGCCTTCTACGACTTCCTGCTGTCTCCGCAACGCCAGCAGGAGTTCAGCGACCTGCTTGCCCGGGTGCAGTCGCTCGACGTCATCGGGGCATCCGATCCGCGCATGCGGCGCATCCACTACGACTGGCTCGACGCCGCAGAGCGCACCCAGGCAACCGTACGGCTGCTGTCGGAGCAGCTGCGCCGGTTCCTCGACGACCAGGTATGGCTGGAGAACCGGCGGGTGATGGACCTCCTGCGCGGCATCGAGACGCACGCGCTGGCGCTGCGCGACCAGCGGACGGACGGGCTGGTCTTCGAGCTCGATGCGGCCGCCCCGCAGGTCGTGCTGCCGATGGAGCGTCCGCTGTACCGGCCTCGGGCGAAGCAGCCGCTGGACAGCACGGTCGACACCGGGGAGCCCGACGTCGACGTTTCCCGCCTGTTCGAGCAGGTGCATGTCGACCCGGTCCCGCTGACCGATGCCGTGCGCGCCGCGCTGCGGCGCAGCTCGCAGGTTTCCCTGCCAGAGGTCCTGGCCAACCGCCCGTTGGAGCAGGGCCTGGCCGAGCTGGTGACATACCTGTCGCTGCGCGACCCGGGTTTCGACGTCGTCTTCGACGAGGACCGGCGAGACCAGGTGCGGTGGTACGACCCGGACGGGCGGACTCGGACCGCGCTCCTGCCCGCCGTCTCGTTCCTGCGCAGGGTTCCGGCATTGGATCGTGTGTGA